TGGTACTAGTAAATATAGTGTCGTACATCCTTGAAAAGACTGTTTATTTTGCTTGGTTTATAATTGACAATTACAAATTGACTTTGGCATCACTACTGTTTCTATTATATTCAACAagatattggcttcttttggtaaTTTTTTTACTGCTGCAGGGGCTGGCCGTTTAATTAAACATCTCTATGCAAAAGGGATACCAATTTGTGTGGCTACAGGGTATGGCacctttggaaaaaaaattcattattatTAGAATCTATTCAACTATGGTTAGAAATAGGCATGGGGCACATTTCTATAAGGTTTTCTATACTTCCAACTTAGAATTTTCTTAAATTGTGAAATTTACTGATAAGAATGTACTTTACACTTTACAGTTCTCATAAAAGACATTTTAACTTGAAATCTCAGAGACATAGTGAGCTTTTCTCGTTGATGCATCATGTTGTTGTGGGTGATGATCCAGAAGTTAAATAGGGAAAACCATCACCGGATATATTCCTTGCAGCCACCAAGAGATTCAAGGTATAGTTGTCCAGTAGCTTTGTATGTAGCGAGATAAAGGATGACAAATGGACAATATCTTTTGGTTCAGTTCATGCTTCTTagattttataaatattttcagTATGGCAGTGCAACAGCTAATGAAATTTAGTGGTTCAACAGGGTGGCTCAGTGGATTCATGTAAGTGCCTTGTGTATGCGCCCTCTGGAGTCCTTGTAGCCAAGAGTGCTGGGATGTAAGTCTATTCGTTTGCCTCCCACTTTCCTTTCTATTTGTTCTACCTATACTTTATCAATCATGGTCATAGTTGTTAATAGCATCAACTACGGATTTGGAATCCCCTTCTGGAATTATGTGAGACCACCCATGAAACCTAGCACAATCAATTGCTAATTTACCTGCCATCTCCTCCCCAGCTTAGATCTTGGATTCAATAGCCAACACCTCCCTTTTATGATATCTAGCAACCATCTTAGCAGCCATGCTATTAACACTCATGGCCATGTGAAATTGTATCTTGATGAAGGGTTGTTAACGAGCGAATCATTTGGCATTGGCTCTTGCTCTTAATTTGCCTTCAAGCCAAGATTTCCAGGCCAAGCTATGTTCCATATAAAGCATCATTGAAGATATCAAAAAGCCTCTAGGATCCAAATCCCTGCCGTGAATAGTTCCATCTTTTATTATTAGATGACAGCTCATGATAAATCATAAGTTGATCTCTGTCTTGAAAGATAGATTACCTTTTGATATATTATATGACAGAAAATTGATCCACAGCCATCTCTGCACTGGTTCCTGTGGTGTCACATTCGCAGGCTGCCCTCTCAGTATCTAAACCATCATATgtttgaccaatgtcttgatgaTTGAATTATACAAAGAAAAATTGATGGACACCCACATTGCATTCTGAAACAAGCTTTTGATGTACATAACCTACATCTCTTGACACTGATGTGAAGACCACTTCCTTTTGCTTTTTCTTCACTGATATGACATGATAATTAGATCTGGTGTTTTTTTGTCTCTTACTTTTATATGTTACCATGCAGGTCTGTAGTTATGGTTCCGGATCCATGTCTAGATAGCTCTTACCACACCACTGCAGACCAAGTCCTGAGCTCCTTATTGAACTTCAACCCTAAAGATTGGGGTTTGCCTCCATTTGACGACCCAAGCAGTTAAACCTGCAGATCTTTTTAGCATTATTTTATGTGCTGCAAGCATAGAATTGCCACTTCTATTAgttatcaattttttaaaaGCATGGGAGCACCTTCATTCTTCTCTTTCAGGGCCACATGATAGTTTTTACATTTTTCTTATTATGGTTGGGTGCAGTCATTTTCTTTAGAATCGGCATTTAACTATGATTTAAACGTCTAATACTGCAATCCAAAACATTCGCCAAGGTCGGACAAGACTAGTAGGATGAATTCTTGTACTGTCCTAATCTGTAGCAACAACTGAAGCTCAGTGAAGTGTGTGTTAAAATAAAGACTACTGGACAACACTATTGTCAACATCTTCAGCTATATATTTTTCAGGAATCTGCCTTCATTGCAAATAAGTTGAATCATTGGATATCTTTTGATCAAAGGGTTCTGCAACCCTAAGGCTACAACCACACTCACAGAGCAAAGTCTAAACATTGCAGCTCTGACCCATTTCAAATCTAACAAAGGTAGAGCCAAAACCTTTAGGAAGAATAGTAAAAAGTAGAAAGGTCACATAATGGTAAATACAAACATTTTTCCGATCAGTAATAAACATTCTTATTGCAAGGTTAATGGGCTTTGTAATCTTCCCTTGACCATTAAAACAATACAAAGCCCAGCCCGAACCGCTTTTCTCCGGACTCATAAAACCTTTCGTACGTTCTTGGTTGAGTCAATTACTCATTACCCTTAAACCCTAGCTAAGGAGCGAAGTGATACCTGCGGACCTGCTGCAACCACATCGAAGCTTGGCTGTCTCGTCTTCGTCTTCGTCTTCAATGGCAGTAAGTAGTAATTTCTGCTAGATTTATGTAATTTATGTCGAATATTTTACACATTTATGTCGTTGAGATCCCACAGCTGTTTTACTGTTACTTTAATTTGTTAGGGTTTATTTTGATGGACGTAGTAGATCTTGTTGTATTCTAACACCGATTATGTGAATACTGCAGACAATACCAGTTAACCCCAAGCCCTTTTTGAACAACTTGACTGGAAAGACGGTTATTGTGAAACTCAAGTGGGGAATGGAATACAAAGGTAGATTTTTTATGGCAATTTTCTTTGGATTCCTGAGCAGTGTTCATTTAaacatttattttcttatttgattGTTCTCAGGTTTTCTTGCCTCGGTAGATTCATACATGAATTTACAGGTGCGGCCTTGAATTCCAAGTTGTGTAAACTTATATGAATCTGATTGCAATTGAAGTAGCTTTTTATCTTGCATGTTCTTCTTcataaagaaaataaagctTCCTTTCTTTTTATGCTGCATATCTTGTTTAGTGCAATTGGCATTTAAGAGCCATTAGTTGGGATTCACAATGCCTTTAATTACGTTGTTTGTTACTTGGTTTAGTTCCTATTCAATGTTTGTAAGATACTCAAGCAGgtaacttgtcttgcattggATAACCTCATCTGGGCTTATTGCTGGATGGTACTGTTGCTAACATTTTTTTCTTATCTGCAGTTAGGAAATGCTGAAGAATATGTCGATGGGCAATTAACTGGAAATCTAGGAGAGATTTTGATCAGGTAACTTCCACTTATTGAAGTTGTTTACATCTCGAAATGCTATTACATTTTACTCTAATGATGTTAATATGTATCGCTTATTtcgttttgaatttttgttggtATATATCTTCATAACATCATAGTTGTTTGGATTGGAAACTTTCTCTGTACCTTGTTTGGTTGTTTGTGTATATAGCATTTAAACAGCCTTTTCTTGTttacttgtttttcttgttgAGTCTTTTTTTCCGCCAAGGAATAAAGCTAACgtgttgttttttcattttgaagaaaGTGTCTAACAATTTCATATAAGGAGAGTTCCTTAAAAAGGGCTGATAAACATATGCTGTGTGGTAGGTTGTTTAGTCAGTAATTCTCTAACT
This genomic window from Tripterygium wilfordii isolate XIE 37 chromosome 9, ASM1340144v1, whole genome shotgun sequence contains:
- the LOC120005060 gene encoding probable small nuclear ribonucleoprotein F isoform X3, which encodes MATIPVNPKPFLNNLTGKTVIVKLKWGMEYKGFLASVDSYMNLQLGNAEEYVDGQLTGNLGEILIRCNNVLYLRGVPEDEEIEDAAED